DNA from Nitrospira sp.:
TTGTACCTCTCCACCGATCATGAACCGAACCAGGTCGAGCATGTGAACACCGATTTCCAGCAGCGCACCCCGCCCCCCATAACCCGCGACATGGTCGGGAGCTGTTTGTCGTACCTCAATGTGGAACAGTAAGTTCAGTTGTTGCGAACGCCCGATACAAGGTTGGAGCAGCTTCATGTGCTGAATCGTATTGTCGTATCGGAGGGTCTGCGCCGTCATCAACGGCACAGCAGCTTCACGAGCTAAGGCAACCATCGCATAAGCATCGGACGAAGTGGTCCCCAACGGTTTTTCAATCAGGATGGGTTTGCGGGCCTGGACCGCCAACCGACAGATCTCCAGAGAGAATATGGGAGGAGTGACAACGATGACCACGTCGACCATGGGGTCGGCGATCAGCGACAGGGCCTCCCCATAGATCTTGACCGGTGGGGCTCCGGGAACATCGAACCCTTGCTCAGGATGTCGACGGCAGACCGCACTCAGAAAAGCAGCCGGGAGGTCGCGCACGATGTGCTGCGCATACCGAAGCCCATGCCTGCCCACCCCGATCAACCCTACACCAATGCGACCCTGATTCACGAGTCCCTCACGACTGATTCAGAGTAAAACGGAAGCCTCGATCAGTCAACGCCGCTCATTTGACATTCCCGCAAGCAGCTTCATATAGTAACGCATGTTGAGTGCAATTCCGCTCCGATAAGACATTCCCGCCATGCCTACGACACACCGCGCCCTTTTTTCGTTAGAACAGATCGGAACAGGAACCGCGCGTTTCTCAAGCGGCGTGCCGATCCCTACGCGCACCGATCAAATGGTCGATCCCTACTTCAAGACCAAGGTGCCGAAGGAACACCAAATCGATAGTCTCTTGTTCTGGCCGCAACAACCGGGGACCTATCCAGGGCTCATCCTGCTGCATGATCGGTGGGGATTGACCGGACAGATGAAGGATGTCGGCGCCCGTCTGGCCTGTGAAGGTTATGCGGTCATCATTCCGAATCTCTATGGGCGGTTGGGAGGAATGGTCACCGCCGACGATGACGTCGCGGCCGCTCTGCTGGAACGTCAGAACGACGCGCATATCATGACGGATATCAATTCCTGCTGTGAATATCTCAATACACGCCACTTCGCGAAGGGGAATATGCATGGAGTCGTGGGCTATGGAATGGGGGGATCCTACGCGCTCCGTTTCGCCTGCCATCGGAAACGGCTGCGCGCGGCCGTCTCTTACTACGGCAAGGCGGTCACTCCCAACGCATTGATGAAAGATCTTTTTTCACCGGTGCTGTATCACCAAGCAGGAAAGGACACCTGGGCCACGCAGGACGACGTCGAGCAATTGCGCGGCGCAGCCGCCGAATATGCCAAGCGAGTTGAGATTCATCTCTACCCCGATGCAGCTCACGCCTTCTGTAATGACATGAAGCCACAGGCCTATGATCCCGACAGTTCGGCCCTCGCCTGGGAGCGGACTGCGAGCTTCTTGAAATCTTGCCTTCAAGGAACATGACCCGAAATAGACCGCCGCTTCGTTTTCAGACTCGCACAGAGGTTGATGGCTCGAAAACCCTCGGCCATCGACGAGGTCGCAGCCGGCGTCGCCCTACCATGACCGGTTTCTTTCTCCTCATGGGGCTGTCAATTCTCACGCTGTCGCCCGGACTCGCTGAGGAACGAGCGTCACCGACATTCCTGGCCCAACAGGTCGGTCAGCACCCCGACCAGTTCGTTCCGATCGATTCGGACGAGAAAGCCATGACACTATTCACCACGGCCGTCGGCCCTGCTCTCGGCCTGAGAGATGCGGCAGGAGCGCTGGGGGCAAAACGACTCCCAAGTAAAATGGTCAATGAGCTGAAGTTGGCCGAACTATCCCAGACGGTCTATGAGTTGATGGCAGCGCTGGCTGCATGGCAGTTGGCCGATTCAATCGGTCATGAGACAGAACCATCCTCTGCCGTGCTTCCCCCTTCTGCTGCACGACAAGAGTGGTTGCGCGCTCGCAGCCGAAGCGCATCGCTTTCAGATTTGCTCCGCATCACCCAGGAGGACCAAACCCTTCGAACCTCTCAACCAACACCCGGTCGTCAACACACAGAACTTCTGTTGGCAGCCGAACGCACGGCATTTGAATCCAGCCAGCAGGCCATCGCCGCTTGGTGGGAAGTCTATGGCTGGAAGGACCGCATCAGGCAGGCGAAAGGTCGGGCTCGGCTATGTGGGACTTGGCAGTGGACCATTCACAATCACCAGCACCACGAAGAGCAGAAACACTCGATGGTCTTTCCTCCTGACGGACAGGTGCCGGGCACTATTCCCGCACTGTCGGAAATGATCATTCTCGGCGACGGCATTTACCTGCGATGGGAGCAGAACGGGCAGATACAAGAAGACAGTTTACTGTTCATCAAGGACAATACGAAGATCGAAGGGTCATTTGTGAACAACATGGGAGGATGGGGAGCAATCAGCGGCAAGCGTACAGCCCCCTGTCAGCGGTAGTCAGCTTGCTGCCCCACGCCACGCGCGCCAAGCCAACCAGCCCCAGCCGACAATGAATAACGCGCCTCCAACCGGAGTCACCGCACCAAGCCAGCGCACTCCCAACAACGACACTCCATAGAGACTCCCGGAGAACAAGAGCGTCCCGGCCAGAAACATCCACCCGGCTTTGACTGCTCCGGCATCGCGCCCGATGCGAGCAGCAAAGCCGCTCAGGACCATGCCGAAGGCGTGATACATCTGGTAACGAGTAGCCGTCTCGTAGACGGCCAGCATCGACTGATCCAACAAGTCTTTCAGCATATGAGCCCCGAAGGCCCCGGCTGCCACTCCAAATCCGGCGCTGATACAGCCGATACCGACTAACCACCGAGATGATGCATCGCCATCCATCCTGTCTGACTCCCTGCCCCACCGGTTGCGGACCGGTTGGATCATACGCGATCCTCACCGAATACTCCATCGCAGGACTTCGTTCGGACAGCACAGGAACTCAGGATCCATTCTCTACCAGGAAAATCTTTCCGCTCTCCCTATGCCGCATTCCAAAAATCTGCCTTTGATTCTTGCTTCTGACTCCTGTATGGTGGGCCTCTATTTTTCTTGAAACCACTCCGAAAGAGGATCATCATGTGGGACAAAAAGCGAGGGGAGATGGAATCGGATAACGGAAACTTTACTGTTTTAGGGAAGGACGTCACATTTAAAGGCATCGTCCACTTTCACAGTACCGTTCAACTCGATAGTGCCATCGAAGGAGAAATCCACGCCAAAGGAATGCTGGTCATCGGCGAAAATGCGGTCATCCGAGGTTCGATTATCGCCGAGACCATTGTGAGCAGAGGAAAGATTCATGGCAACGTGAGTGCCACCAGCAAGATTCAGCTGCTCAAGCCGGCGGTCCTGCTCGGCGATATTTCTTCCCCTTCGTTTTCGATGGAAGAAGGTGCGTTCTTCAAGGGTTCGATCGACATGGGTTCTCATCCGGTGGTCGATGAACTGCAACAATCGACCATGGTCCTCCCCGATTTTTCACACCGCCTCAGTTCATCGCGGCCTGTGCTGATTGAAAGTGAACGAGGGAGCTGACGCTCCCTCGTTGCCGAGCTTTTTCGCGCCGGTCCCCGCTCTGGTTGCCATTTATCCTTCCACAATAGCTTTAACCCGATTGGCTTGTCTCATAAGACATCCGGATTCATTTTGTCCTCGTATATCAGGTCATGAGCCTTCATCACATAAGGGAGGTCATGATTTCATCCCGGGTAGAAGCGCTGTTCCGGCGACCGTTCAACCTTTCATCAAAAACCTGCTTCGTTCATGAGACTCAAGGCTCACTTGCGCGGAGACGTTTGCTCATTGTTATTTTCACAATTGCCCTCAATATTATCGCTGTATGGTTGCTGACGTTCGCACCCTGGTCGAATTGGAAGACCGGAGTCGCACTGAATCTCATCGATAATGCCATCTTGCTCCGGTTCATTGCCAAACATCGCGACCTCTTCCTTGCGCGACTCATGGTCTTTGGGCTGGCCGTGGGCTTCACGGAGCTGGCTGCAGATGCCTGGCTGGTCGATTACACCAAGACCTTGGACTATTCCATCGGCGGCGGCCCGATGCTCTGGCGCTCGCCCATCTGGATGCCGTTTGCTTGGGAAATCGTGGCGGTGCAATTCGGATATGTCGGACTATGGCTCTGGAATCGATTCGGCGGTTGGGGATTGCTGGGCATCGGCCTTCTGGGCGCGATCAACATCCCGTACTACGAAGAAATGGCCCGGTACATCAACTGGTGGCAGTACAGCAATTGCCGGATGCTCTCCTACACCCCCTACTACATCATCCTAGGCGAGTTCGGTATCGCCATCCTCCTGACCATCTTGGCTCAGCGAGTCTCACAAGATACCTGGACAGCCACTCTCATAGCGGGCACGGCCGGTGGTTCCGGAATCTTCATCTGTTACGCTCTCGCCTACGGCGTCACAGATGGGATCATTTTTCCTTGAATCGAATTGCGTTTCCGGATTATGTCGATGCGTTGGAAAGGGTCTGATGGAAGCTTCTGATTAGGCGATCGATCAATGGCTTCGCGACGGTAGCCCAGCGGCAGCCATCGGTAACGGCCACCTCCATCTCTCCTCTTTTCACCTCCCCCGCCCTTCTGTAAGATACCCACCCTCGATTGGCCACCAACCGGGAGATGGTTCGATGGCTCGAAGCGCTGCATTCCGTTCATTCGCACAATTGATGACGGCCGCCTTGCTGGCCGACAAGCGAGGGTGTTCGGACGTCGATGCCGTCGGAACGCTCCAAGCATCCCCTCAGGCCAAGGCTTCTCCCACGATTTCCCGCCGCCAGTTTCTGCTCGGCGCGGGGGCGACCGGCGCAACATTCGCTCTCGGGACGATCACGGGTTTTCCGCTCCGCATCGCCGATGCCAAGCCACTCCCTTCCTCCCTCTCCATCGGTATCGTCGGTGCAGGGCTCGCCGGATTGGCTTGTGCCGATACACTCAAGACCCGCGGCATCCAGACTTCCATCTATGACGCAGCCACTCGTACCGGCGGCCGCTGTTGGTCGTTACGAGGCTTCTTCCCCGGTCAGGTGGCGGAACGCGGAGGCGAGCTGATCGACAACTTGCACAAGACTATGCTGGGCTACGCCAAACGATTCGGTCTAGCCCTGGAGGATGTCAATAAACAGCCGGGCGAGAGCTTCTATCATTTCTTCGGACAACGGTATTCAGAAGCCGCGATTGTGGCGGAATTTCGTGACTTCGTGTCGGTGATGCGGAGGGACCTCAATCGCCTCTCCCGAGAAGTCACGGCCCGTTCACACACACCCGATGATGTGGCGCTGGACCGTACGGATCTGCTGGCCTATCTGGAAGGGCGGAACGGAGCCGGCGTCCCAGCTGGACCCGTGGCCAAGGCCGCCATTGTGGCGGCCTATGAGGCGGAATATGGACTTGCCGCCACAGAACAGAGCTGTCTAAATTTTCTCTTATTCATTCACGCCGACAGCCGTTCCACGTTCACCCCGTTCGGTGCCAGCGACGAACGATACCATCTGGTGGACGGTAACGACCGCATCGTCGAAGGATTGACGCAGCACCTCGCCGGACAGCTCACTCATGACAGCCGGCTTGTACGAGTCCGCCGCCTGAGCGACGGGCGAATCGAACTAACGTTCCAGATGGGCAGCCGCACCGTTGCCAAAACACACGATGTCGCCGTGTTGGCCATCCCCTTTACTCTGCTGCGTGAAGTGGAGCTCGATCCCAGCCTCGCGATCCCTCCAAATCAGCTGACGACCATTCAAGGACTCGGCTACGGCACCAATGCCAAGCTGATGATCGGCTTCTCCAGCCGACCCTGGCGCGTGTTGGGATCGAACGGAACCGTCTATGCAGATCTCGCGAATGTACAGACGACATGGGAAACCAATCCCTCACGGGGCACAGAGACCAGAGGCGTACTGACTGACTATTCCGGCGGTGCGCGAGGTGCAGGTTTGAACCCGCATATGGTCCAGACAGAAGCGCAACGGTTTTTGACCGGTTTGAATATCGTATACCCAAACACACTCGGCGCTGCCACACTCATGCAGGGACAGTATCTTGCGCACCTCGAACATTGGCCTTCGAATCCGCTGATGAGAGGCAGCTATACCTGCTACAAACCGGGACAGTTCACGACCATGGCAGGATTGGAGGGACTGGCGGTCGGCAATCTCCTCTTCGCCGGTGAACACACGAACTCGTTTTATGAATGGCAGGGGTTCATGGAAGGCGCGGCTCTTTCCGGTATTGCCGCCGCCCAATCCATCCTAGCCACAACCAAAACTCGTTGATGCCGGTTCCGTGATTCCGTGGGTTGGTGTCCTAACTCATGCCTCCATCCAATCAGGCAAAAGGTCGAAGTCGAACCTCCAAAGGGATGTTCCGCATCTTGCCGCTTGGCGATTCAGCGATCACGATCGAGTTCGGCGACAAGATCGATCCGCTGATCAATGCACGGACCATCGCATTTGCGAAGATAGTCGGCGATCAAGGGTGGGGTGGCATCCTGGATATTGTACCCACGTACCGATCAGTCACCGTTTTTTTCGACCCGCTTCAGTGGAGTTTTCCTATACTGATCAAGAACCTACGCAGGCTGCCTCGACCCAGTCCAAACGAAACGAGATCGAATGGCACCATCCATGAGATTCCCGTTTTGTATGGCGGCGAATGGGGACCTGACTTGGAGGAGGTCGCAGCATTCGCCGGCCTGACACCAGCTCAAGCCATCGAATTACACGCATCGATTCGCTACCGAATCTATATGCTCGGGTTCAGCCCAGGATTTCCCTATCTGGGCCTGGTCCCTAAACAATTGACGATGCCTCGCCGTTCGACCCCACGGACGAAAGTCCCAGCCGGATCCGTCGGCATCGCTGATCGTCAGACCGGGATTTATCCCATCACCACGCCTGGCGGATGGCAGCTGATCGGCCGAACACCCATGCCCATATATTGCAAGACCAACCCAATCCCCTTTCTGCTGAAGCCAGGCGACCTGGTCCAATTCAGACCCATCGACCGGAACGAGTTCGATCGCCTGAGCCGCGAGGCACAGCATGACGGCTATTGATTTGAACAGCGACATGGGTGAGTACGAGAGCGAAGAGTTCCTGGCACTCGAGGCCAAACTTACGCCGCTGATCACCTCGGTGAATATCGCTTGTGGCATACATGCCGGCAATCCCACGCTCATGCGCCGGACCGCCCGGTTAGCCGCACAACACAGAACTGCAATCGGGGCACATCCCGGTTTTCCTGACGCCGAAGGTTTCGGGCGACATGACCGTCAGGCCTCTCCGCTGGAAGTCGAGTCACTGGTGACGACACAACTGACGGCTCTTGCCGAGGTGCTGGCATTGGATCATCTGACACTCACCCACGTGAAACTTCATGGCGCGCTCTATAACTTGGCGGCTAGAGATCGGACAGTGGCGGATGCCGTCGCCCGAACCGTCGCATCGTTCAACCGACACCTGCTCCTCTTCGCCCTTGCTGGATCAGTCTTGGTTGAGAGCGGAAAGAACGCCGGTCTGACCATGGTTCAGGAAGCCTTTGCCGATCGAGCATACCGGTCGGACGGTTCATTAGTACCGCGCTCTCAACCAGGCGCTCTCCTGAAGACCGAACAGCAAGTTCGTCGGCAACTTTGTGAGATACTAAGTGGCTACGTCACAAGCATCGATGGGCGGCGCGTCGCCCTGCATGCCGATAGTCTGTGCATTCACGCCGACACACCGCAGGCAGTCGAATTCGTTCGGCTCGTCCGAAACGAGATTGAATCAGCAGGCATAGGCATCGCCCGGGCATACATCGCGAGATGAATCTGCAACCAACCCACATCATCGTGGTCGAAGGCAGGTAGCTCACCACAATTGCAGCAGAAGTGCTCAGGCATAATGTGGGCTAGCTGAGCAGGAGCGGATTGTTCGTCAAAAAAGGCCCTACTCTCGCTGGCTGGAATCAGAGCCAGCGGCCGAGTGCGCCAGCTCCGGTCAGCCCTTCTCACAGAATCCGCCGACATCGCTTCTCGGCAGCTTCCTTTCGCGCAACACCAATGCCGATCCGGGCTTGCAGTGCTGCACTTGGAGTTAGAACTCAAGGTTTTCATCAATGTGCTCCCAAGTACGGTGTAGGAAAATGGTGGTTCGGTCGGCCGGTCGTTCAGAATGAATCCTTTCAGATACTCCCTGAATCGAAAGAGATTCACTTCGTGTAGCTCTTCTTTCTAGGGCCTGTTAACACAAACGCAAGCCTTCGACGATCAATGCAAAATTGATGAACGCGATGAACATGACATCGAGTTTTTCAAACCGCGAGAAGATGCGCCGAAATCCCTTAAGCCGGCGGAACAGCCGTTCGATCTCATTGCGTCGCTTATATCGGACTCGATCGTATTCCCAGGGGGCGCGTCGATTGTGCTTGGGCGGCACCACAGGAACATATCCTAAATCCAAGGCGCCTTGCCGCGTCTCATTGCCTTCATACGCTCGATCCATCACCAGGTGGATCGGACGCGGCATTCTCCCCAAGCGTTGCAGCAACTTTCGTCCCTCGGGCGCATCGTGGGCTTGCCCCGGGAACAGACCAAACGCTATGGCCGTTCAAGCATCCGCGGCAACCAGATGAATCTTGGTCGTCCATCCGCCGCGGGACTGACCAATGGCTTGCGGGCCGTTTTTTTTAACGCCCCCGTGCCATCCGGATGGACCTTCACGATGGGACTGTCCAAGGCGACGGCTTCGATTTTCACGCGGATGATCTGTGCATGCTGTAACTGTGCAAAGACGCGATCCAGCACCCCGCTCTTCGACCAACGATTCATGCGAGTATAGATGGTGTGCCAGTTGCCGAACCGCTTGGGCAGACCGCGCCATTTGCACCCTTGCTCGGCGACGTACAAGATGGCGTTCAGGACGTGCAGATTGTCGAGCGTCACATTGCCGCGTTGTGTCGGCAAACATCGCTCGATTTGACGCTACTGGGTGTCGGTGATTTCCATGGACGCAGTATCTCATAACAACGACTGATAGTGTTAACACGCCCTAGTCTAAGGTTAGTTGCGTCAGGGGCACATTCTGCTTCACAGATGAACTACTTGTTCCCCTTCCTGTCCGCTGTATCCAGCGCCAATCAAGCCTTTACAGTACCTTAGGTATTGCTTCTATCCTTCCTAAGCCCGGGTGCGGCCATCCGTGAGACGTAACACGTACTACGTATTGCGCACCGTGGTTTTCGTGCCTCGGACTGGGTGGTCGGTGTCGCGTGGATCGTATTTGGGCCACTCCGGTTTTCTTTCTGCTGTATATGTCAGGCGGTGAGTGCAAATTCGGGGGACCCCCTCTGAAATTTTCCAACCCCCACCGGGGGGAGTTTCTTCAGTTATGATCACCTTTGAGACTTCCGAAGGAGAGCGACAACCGTTCCGTCATAATCGTGATTGAAGCCTCGGGACGGCATCAATAGCTACGGCATCGAATACACGTTTTTCACCGACAACGGCCACTGAACCTAATTGGATTCAGTATCGAAATAGATTCACCTCAGGTTTGTCGACGGGAACAGCCGGTCCATTCCTCAAAATACAAGCTATTCCTGCACGGTTCATTGCGGCCCCCTACTTGCATATTAGATTCCTATACGTAAAGACTTGCATTAATGGCAATACGAGCCGGGAGGGATGAGCGAATTCTAGGCATTGATAGGGAGAACCATATCTGAATCAGTCGTGCCATATGGGAGTTATTTCACTACAAGAGCTAGGTCCTGCGTACCGAGTAACCACCAGGAGGGAAACTCATGATGTTATGCAGTAGAATCATGGCTGTTTTATTGTGCACCGTCTTCATGACCGCCACGTCGGGGTTTGCAGCGGCGTCTGTGTCGCCTCCGACTACCCCAACATCCGAATATCTCCCAAGCGTATCTCAGATGCTGGGCATACCGCTCCAGTTTGAGGCTAATCAGAGCCAGCTCAATGACCAGGTCAAGTTCCTTGCACGAGGAAAGGGCTATACCCTGTTCTTGACGCCCACTGAATCAGTCATGGTGCTCCTGCAGCGGAATACAACGGCGCGGGGGCCTGATCAACAGGGACGCGATCCGCTGGCTATGGCCAAGCCCACTCCAATCCACCAGGCCGTGGTCCGGATGAAGCTCGAAGGAGCCAACCCCTCGCCGACCATTGATGGAATGGATCAACTCCCAGGGATCGTGAACTACTTCATCGGCAACGATCCGGCCAAATGGCGGACTAACATCCCGACCTACGCAAAGGTCCACTACAAAGACGCCTATCCGGGAATCGATCTGGCCTACTATGGCAACCAGGGCAAGTTGGAATATGACTTTATCGTCTCACCAGGGGCAGATCCAAACCAGATCAAGCTGGCCTTCGAGGGCGCGTCAGACATCACGGTGGCTGAAAGCGGCGACTTGTTGCTGGCAACCGCCCTCGGTGACGTATGTGTCCAGAAGCCGATCGTGTATCAACTTGACAAGGATGGGCACAAGACTCTGGTGGCGGGGGACTATGTACCCTCTTCAGGGAATCTGTCTCATGTGCAGATTCAGCTTGCCGCATATGACCGTGAGAAACCGCTGGTGATCGATCCGGTGGTCATCTACAGCACTTACCTGGGTGGCAGCAGTTCCGACATTGGACGTGGCATCGCGGTGGACGGCGTCGGGGCGACCTACGTCACGGGGGACACAATCTCTCCGAATTTTCCCCTGCTGTCGTCCAGCCAAGGAGCATTTGCTGGAATTGTTGATGCTTTTGTCACTAAGCTCGATGCCACGGGGACTCGGATCTACAGCACCTACCTGGGTGGCAGCGGTTCCGACATTGGACATGGTATCGCGGTGGATGGCGCCGGAACGGCCTACGTCACGGGGCAGACAGCTTCCTCGAATTTTCCCCTGCTGTCCGCGAGCCAAGGGGTATTCGCAGGAGGTTTTGATGCCTTTGTCACCAAGCTCGATGCCACGGGAGCGCGGGTCTACAGCACCTATTTGGGTGGCAGCGATATCGATGAGGGATATGGCATTGCGGTGGATGGCACCGGGGCAGCCTACGTCACGGGGCGGACATCGTCCTTGAACTTTCCCGTGCTGTCTGCGAGCCAAGGCGTATTCGCAGGATTGTCTGACGCCTTCGTCACCAAGTTCAATGCCGCAGGAGCGCGAGTCTACAGCACCTTCCTGGGTGGCAGCAGTTCCGACTTTGGACGTGGCATTGCGGTGGACGGCGCAGGATCGGCCTATGTCACGGGGTGGACATCCTCCACGAATTTTCCCGTGCTGTCGGCGAGCCAAGGGGTGGTCGGAGGAATTGAAGATGCCTTTGTCACCAAGCTCGATGTTACGGGGGCTCGGGTCTACAGCACCTACTTAGGGGGGAGCAATAATGATGAAGGCCGTGGCATCGCGGTGGATGGCGCCGGGGCGGCCTACGTCACGGGGCGGACATCGTCCTTGAACTTTCCCGTGCTGTCTGCGAGTCAAGGAGTATACGCAGGAAATATTGATGCCTTTGTCACCAAGCTCGATGCCACGGGGGCTCGCGTTTACAACACCTATCTGGGTGGCAGCAATACCGAGGAGGGACGTGGCATCGCGGTGAACGGCGCAGGATCGGCCTATGTCACGGGGTGGACATCCTCCACGAATTTTCCCGTGCTGTCGGCGAGCCAAGGGCTGTTCGGAGGATTTGAAGATGTTTTTGTGACGAAGCTCGATACCATGGGGGCTCGGGTCTACAGCACCTACTTGGGTGGCAGCCAAATGGATGAGGGATATGGCATCGCGGTGGACGGCGCCGGAGGGGCCTACGTCACAGGGCAGACAGCTTCCCCGAATTTTCCCGTGCTGTCCGCGAGCCAAGGGGGACACGCAGGACTTGGTGATGCCTTTATCACCAAGCTCGTGGACAAGCCCATCGCCGACGCCGGACCAGATCAACCGGTGGTGACCGTCCCGCCGACGCCACCTGCACCGCCAGTGCTGATGGGTACACTGGTGACATTGGATGGGAGCGCTTCTACCGGTAGCTCACTGACCTACAGCTGGACCCAGGTTCCTGGAGGACCGACCGTGGCACTCACTGGGCCCACCACAGCCCATCCGACATTCACGGCACCGAACGTGCCCGTTGCCGGAGCGACCGTCACCTTTCAGCTGATCGTGTGCGAAGGGACCACCAGCAATTGCAGTGATCCCGATACGGTCAATGTCCATATCATGAACGTCAATCGTCCCCCAGTGGCTGAGGCGGGGCTGGACCAAACGGTGCAAGAAGGCAGTCCGGTCTTGCTCAATGGAAGTGCCAGTTACGATCCGGATGTCGAATCCATCACCTATACCTGGCTCCAGATCTTTGGGCCTACGGTGACGGTGGCCTATCCGAATAGCGCCACCCCGAGTTTCACGGCACCGCCGGTCGGGGCCAGTGGGGGGCAGGTGGACTTCGAACTCATTGTCACCGATGCGCGGGGCTCGAATCATGCCGATTACGTCTCCGTCTTCATTTCGAACGTGAATCAGCCGCCGGTCAGTAACGCCGGACTGGATCAAGCCCGAAATGAGAATACGCTCGTGACGTTGGATGGGAGCAACAGCACCGACCCTGATCTGGATACCCTCCACTTCAGTTGGAGCCAGACCGGTGGGCCAAGCGTGGTACTCACGGGAGCGAACACTCCGAATCCGACCTTCACTGCACCGAATGTCGGTCCTGGTGGCGGGCTGTTGACCTTCCAACTCGTGGTCAACGATGGGCAGGCGAGCGGCGGTGCCGACACCGTGCAGGTCGCGGTTCAAGATGTCAACGATCCACCCGTCTGTACTTTGGCACAGCCCAGTGTTGCAGTGCTCTGGCCGCCGAACCACACGATGGCAGAAGTAAGCATCCTGGGCATCACTGATCCGAGCAACAGCACCGTCACCATCTCCTATCTCCGGGTGACCCAGGATGAGCCGATCAACGGTTTGGGCGATGGGGACACGGGTCCGGACGCCTTCGAGTCAGGAAACAATATCCTGCTGCGTGCCGAGCGGGCGGGCTCTGGGAACGGGCGTGTCTATACGGTGCAATTTAGGGCGACGGATCCTGATGGGGACAGCTGTACCGGCACGGTCAAGGTCTCCGTCCCCAAGAGCATCAAAGACACCGCCGTGGACAGTGGCCAAAATTACAATTCCTTTGGCCCCTAGTACTCTCAGCATCAGCCGGACCGGCTCCCGGGAGCCGGTCCGAACACCTTGCCTTACCCCTATAGACATCTAGACATCGGGGAACCCGGGTACGTTCTCGTTAGATTTTGCCAGTATCAGAGCTTGCACGAGGGTGCCAGTCTTGGTTGGTCGACCCCGACCTTATCGTTTATCCGGTCGTCCTCCGTCCAATCACGTTTGTAAGTGTTCTCCCGCACGGCACACCTCTGGCGTCATACGCATATCTGACGGTATGAAGCGTGGAGAGGCGCCAGAGCCAGGCACCAGACTGGTCTCTGAGCGGTCGGGAGAAGATCGGTGCAACGAACGGCTCCTTCTGCTGGTATTCTCCAAGGTCGGCGCGTTGATGTTACCGCAGCGAGGCGTTACAATGTGGATGGGGTCAGATCTTGGACCGT
Protein-coding regions in this window:
- a CDS encoding SBBP repeat-containing protein produces the protein MAVLLCTVFMTATSGFAAASVSPPTTPTSEYLPSVSQMLGIPLQFEANQSQLNDQVKFLARGKGYTLFLTPTESVMVLLQRNTTARGPDQQGRDPLAMAKPTPIHQAVVRMKLEGANPSPTIDGMDQLPGIVNYFIGNDPAKWRTNIPTYAKVHYKDAYPGIDLAYYGNQGKLEYDFIVSPGADPNQIKLAFEGASDITVAESGDLLLATALGDVCVQKPIVYQLDKDGHKTLVAGDYVPSSGNLSHVQIQLAAYDREKPLVIDPVVIYSTYLGGSSSDIGRGIAVDGVGATYVTGDTISPNFPLLSSSQGAFAGIVDAFVTKLDATGTRIYSTYLGGSGSDIGHGIAVDGAGTAYVTGQTASSNFPLLSASQGVFAGGFDAFVTKLDATGARVYSTYLGGSDIDEGYGIAVDGTGAAYVTGRTSSLNFPVLSASQGVFAGLSDAFVTKFNAAGARVYSTFLGGSSSDFGRGIAVDGAGSAYVTGWTSSTNFPVLSASQGVVGGIEDAFVTKLDVTGARVYSTYLGGSNNDEGRGIAVDGAGAAYVTGRTSSLNFPVLSASQGVYAGNIDAFVTKLDATGARVYNTYLGGSNTEEGRGIAVNGAGSAYVTGWTSSTNFPVLSASQGLFGGFEDVFVTKLDTMGARVYSTYLGGSQMDEGYGIAVDGAGGAYVTGQTASPNFPVLSASQGGHAGLGDAFITKLVDKPIADAGPDQPVVTVPPTPPAPPVLMGTLVTLDGSASTGSSLTYSWTQVPGGPTVALTGPTTAHPTFTAPNVPVAGATVTFQLIVCEGTTSNCSDPDTVNVHIMNVNRPPVAEAGLDQTVQEGSPVLLNGSASYDPDVESITYTWLQIFGPTVTVAYPNSATPSFTAPPVGASGGQVDFELIVTDARGSNHADYVSVFISNVNQPPVSNAGLDQARNENTLVTLDGSNSTDPDLDTLHFSWSQTGGPSVVLTGANTPNPTFTAPNVGPGGGLLTFQLVVNDGQASGGADTVQVAVQDVNDPPVCTLAQPSVAVLWPPNHTMAEVSILGITDPSNSTVTISYLRVTQDEPINGLGDGDTGPDAFESGNNILLRAERAGSGNGRVYTVQFRATDPDGDSCTGTVKVSVPKSIKDTAVDSGQNYNSFGP